From the genome of Terriglobales bacterium, one region includes:
- the glpX gene encoding class II fructose-bisphosphatase, with protein MATTQAPTKSAKQFGVNIETDLALEFLRVVENAAIASAHTMGQGERKYSDHVATEAMRQTMDTVPMKGTIVIGEGERDEAPMLYIGEKVGAEFPDGQPVPEIDIAVDPLEGTNLCATGSPGAITVLAVSEKNGLLNAPDCYMEKIVVGPSCHGAVDMDAPVADNLKSIAKRLGRDVDDLVVIVLDRPRHEKLIDDIRKAGARIKLISDGDLSAGISAAVIGTGVHAVMGSGGAPEGVLTAAAMRCLNGYMLGRLVIDSPALEERIAKMGIKDKKKVYTADDLAPGKQLIFAATGVTDGALMRGVRFFGEGVRTSSLILTKSTGKVRFIDSIHLEQHKDVKIRFA; from the coding sequence ATGGCTACGACCCAGGCACCCACGAAGTCCGCAAAGCAATTTGGAGTCAACATCGAAACCGACCTGGCGCTGGAATTTCTGCGCGTGGTCGAAAACGCGGCCATCGCCTCCGCCCATACCATGGGCCAGGGCGAACGCAAGTATTCCGACCACGTGGCCACCGAGGCGATGCGCCAGACGATGGACACGGTGCCGATGAAGGGCACGATTGTGATCGGCGAGGGCGAGCGCGACGAGGCGCCCATGCTTTACATCGGGGAGAAGGTCGGCGCCGAGTTTCCCGACGGCCAGCCGGTTCCGGAGATCGATATCGCGGTCGATCCATTGGAGGGCACGAACCTGTGCGCCACCGGTTCGCCGGGCGCGATCACCGTTCTTGCCGTGTCAGAAAAAAATGGCCTGCTGAACGCTCCGGACTGCTACATGGAAAAAATCGTTGTCGGGCCATCCTGCCATGGAGCGGTGGACATGGATGCGCCGGTGGCAGACAACCTGAAAAGCATCGCCAAGCGACTGGGGCGTGACGTCGACGACCTGGTGGTGATCGTGCTCGATCGCCCGCGGCACGAGAAATTGATCGACGACATTCGCAAGGCCGGCGCGCGCATCAAGCTGATCTCCGACGGCGACCTTTCGGCCGGAATCTCCGCCGCCGTGATCGGCACCGGTGTGCACGCCGTGATGGGTTCAGGCGGCGCCCCCGAAGGCGTGCTGACCGCGGCTGCCATGCGTTGCTTGAACGGCTACATGCTTGGCCGCCTGGTCATCGATAGCCCGGCTCTGGAAGAACGAATCGCCAAGATGGGCATCAAGGACAAGAAAAAGGTCTACACCGCCGACGACCTGGCGCCCGGCAAGCAACTCATCTTTGCCGCCACTGGCGTGACCGACGGCGCTCTCATGCGCGGTGTCCGCTTCTTCGGCGAAGGCGTACGAACCTCGTCTCTGATTTTGACCAAATCCACGGGCAAGGTGCGCTTCATCGACAGCATCCACCTGGAGCAGCACAAGGACGTGAAGATCAGGTTCGCGTAA
- the ada gene encoding bifunctional DNA-binding transcriptional regulator/O6-methylguanine-DNA methyltransferase Ada, whose protein sequence is MQKMPSHIGPQEFWQAVLHRDRRFQHLFVYAVRSTGVYCRPTCASRRPRREQVSFYAGPEAAERAGFRACRRCRPQENAFHDPQAELVQSLCRYIDAHIEEQITLPVLSCQAGLSEFHLQRTFKRVLGVSPLQYARVRRLLNLKSRLKSGDDVTSAMYAAGYGSSSRLYEHAAGQLGMTPGAYRTGGAGTRIRYALAASNLGRVLVAVTERGLCAVRLGDSDSELVAELRHEFPMSELRDEPGALSEVLRQVIECVNGSDTHPDLPLDIRGSAFQAKVWETLRRIPRGETRSYAQIARTLKQPNAVRAVARAIASNPVAVIVPCHRVVRSDGALGGYRWGLERKEKLLESERARQ, encoded by the coding sequence ATGCAGAAGATGCCCAGCCACATTGGTCCGCAGGAGTTCTGGCAGGCTGTGCTGCACCGCGACCGCCGTTTTCAGCACCTGTTCGTCTACGCCGTCCGCTCCACCGGTGTGTATTGCCGGCCGACCTGCGCTTCCCGGCGTCCGCGGCGCGAGCAGGTCAGCTTTTATGCCGGGCCCGAAGCCGCCGAGCGCGCCGGCTTCCGCGCCTGCCGCCGTTGCCGTCCGCAGGAGAATGCTTTCCACGACCCGCAAGCGGAGCTGGTCCAGAGCTTGTGCCGCTATATCGACGCGCACATCGAGGAGCAAATCACTTTACCGGTGCTCAGCTGCCAGGCTGGCCTCAGCGAGTTTCACCTGCAGCGCACTTTCAAGCGCGTGCTGGGAGTTTCGCCGCTGCAGTACGCGCGCGTCCGCCGGCTGCTGAACCTGAAGTCGCGGCTGAAGAGCGGGGATGATGTGACTTCGGCGATGTATGCCGCCGGGTACGGCTCCAGCAGCCGCTTGTACGAGCACGCTGCGGGACAACTCGGCATGACCCCGGGGGCCTATCGCACCGGCGGCGCGGGAACGCGGATTCGCTACGCCCTGGCCGCTTCCAATCTTGGCCGGGTGCTGGTGGCGGTGACCGAGCGTGGCCTCTGCGCGGTCCGGCTTGGAGACTCCGATTCCGAGCTGGTCGCCGAACTTCGTCACGAGTTTCCCATGTCGGAGTTGCGCGATGAACCGGGGGCACTGTCGGAAGTCCTGCGCCAGGTGATTGAGTGCGTCAACGGCAGCGACACCCACCCCGATCTTCCCCTCGACATACGCGGCAGCGCATTCCAGGCAAAGGTCTGGGAGACACTGCGAAGAATCCCGCGCGGCGAAACCCGCAGCTATGCGCAGATTGCGCGAACTCTGAAGCAGCCGAACGCGGTGCGGGCGGTGGCCCGGGCCATCGCGTCCAACCCGGTGGCGGTCATCGTTCCTTGCCATCGCGTGGTGCGCAGCGATGGCGCGCTTGGCGGGTATCGCTGGGGACTGGAGCGCAAGGAGAAGCTGCTCGAATCAGAACGGGCAAGGCAGTAA
- a CDS encoding alpha/beta hydrolase family protein, with product MANVALAQLRPSASATPLGRAAPTPAARDVSFHSASLGRSMKYRILLPAGYDRGDRHYPVLYLLHGLGGDYTNWDSRTRLREYVAGMALIVVMPDADDSWYVNSVAEPQNRFEDYIVKDLVTEIDTRYRTIATRRARAIAGLSMGGYGSVKIALKYSNLFVFAASLSGTLDVAHEDHNPRAGEKYHQLLLAILGPAGGATWLANDVFALAGGQHPADFAYFWISCGTDDFLLESNRQFSAALQQRKIPYTYIEAPGGHSWALWDEELPAMLHEMSRHVDVAKP from the coding sequence ATGGCAAACGTCGCGCTTGCGCAGCTACGGCCGAGTGCTTCCGCGACTCCTCTTGGGAGGGCAGCGCCCACTCCGGCCGCCCGCGACGTGTCGTTTCACAGCGCGTCGCTTGGTCGTTCAATGAAATACCGCATCCTGCTGCCCGCAGGCTACGATCGTGGAGACCGGCATTACCCTGTGCTCTACCTGTTGCATGGACTCGGGGGTGATTACACGAACTGGGATAGCCGGACGCGCCTCAGAGAATACGTGGCCGGCATGGCATTGATTGTCGTCATGCCGGACGCAGACGACTCCTGGTACGTTAACTCGGTTGCCGAACCGCAGAACCGCTTCGAGGACTACATCGTCAAAGACCTGGTAACGGAGATCGACACAAGGTATCGCACCATTGCGACGCGAAGAGCGCGCGCGATTGCCGGGTTGTCCATGGGCGGCTACGGGTCGGTGAAGATTGCGCTGAAGTATTCCAACCTCTTTGTTTTTGCCGCCAGCTTGAGCGGCACCCTGGACGTAGCCCACGAGGATCACAATCCTCGCGCGGGTGAGAAGTATCATCAGCTGTTGCTCGCAATTCTCGGTCCCGCCGGCGGGGCGACGTGGTTGGCTAACGACGTATTCGCACTCGCCGGAGGACAGCACCCTGCCGATTTTGCTTATTTTTGGATATCTTGCGGGACCGATGACTTCCTGCTGGAGAGCAACCGCCAGTTCAGCGCCGCGCTGCAACAGCGCAAGATTCCCTACACCTACATCGAGGCGCCCGGCGGACACAGCTGGGCATTGTGGGACGAGGAATTGCCGGCGATGCTGCATGAAATGAGCCGGCATGTGGATGTTGCCAAACCTTAG
- a CDS encoding N(4)-(beta-N-acetylglucosaminyl)-L-asparaginase translates to MDRRNFLTTATLASFGFTLEGQETKKQDGRAAEVKHESIGGPPAKPVMVSSRNGWNGIDKGYQILLDGGDTLDAVIAVGKVQEDDPNDDSVGLGGLPNEEGVVELDSCCMHGPTRRAGSVGGVRWTKNPSLLAQAVMLHTGHVMLVGEGADRFAKAMGFPKDELLTERSRKAWQLWKESHADSWWGAGLSDPNYRVPPDVQPPQPSAELWRRRKKQLEEIAADLGIPPQWRAHCIERVLFPSYGTIHCSAVTTKGEMSGMTTTSGLAWKIPGRCGDSPVIGAGSYTDQDVGSAGATGSGEENIRVAGAHTVVENMRRGMSPRDAGLDALKRIVRNYQHNPAKLRYVDMQYYIVRKDGMAAGVSLWSHSGSNKRRQYTVHDGSKRLEEMAFLFQGSPLAFPPQAREPFQRPNYGPAEKK, encoded by the coding sequence ATGGACCGCCGCAACTTCCTGACCACTGCAACGCTGGCTTCCTTCGGGTTTACTTTGGAAGGGCAAGAAACCAAGAAGCAGGATGGCCGCGCCGCCGAGGTGAAACACGAGTCAATCGGCGGCCCGCCGGCGAAGCCGGTCATGGTATCCAGCCGTAACGGTTGGAACGGTATCGACAAGGGATACCAGATTCTGCTCGATGGCGGCGACACTTTGGACGCGGTGATTGCGGTCGGCAAAGTGCAGGAAGACGATCCCAACGACGATTCGGTCGGACTCGGCGGATTGCCCAACGAGGAAGGCGTGGTCGAACTGGATTCCTGTTGCATGCACGGTCCGACGAGGCGCGCCGGTTCGGTCGGCGGCGTGCGCTGGACCAAGAATCCGTCACTGCTTGCCCAGGCCGTGATGCTGCATACGGGGCACGTGATGCTGGTGGGGGAAGGCGCGGACCGCTTCGCCAAAGCCATGGGCTTCCCCAAGGACGAGCTTCTGACCGAGCGCTCGCGCAAAGCGTGGCAGCTGTGGAAGGAGAGTCACGCCGATAGCTGGTGGGGAGCGGGATTATCCGACCCCAATTACCGGGTCCCCCCGGATGTGCAGCCGCCGCAGCCGAGCGCGGAACTATGGCGCCGCAGGAAAAAGCAGCTCGAAGAAATCGCCGCTGATCTTGGCATCCCGCCGCAATGGCGGGCGCACTGCATCGAGCGCGTGCTCTTCCCGTCCTACGGCACCATCCATTGCTCCGCGGTCACGACCAAGGGAGAAATGTCCGGGATGACGACCACCAGCGGGCTTGCCTGGAAGATTCCGGGCCGCTGTGGCGATTCGCCGGTGATTGGCGCCGGTTCCTATACCGACCAGGACGTGGGATCGGCGGGCGCGACCGGCAGCGGCGAAGAGAACATCCGCGTCGCCGGCGCGCACACCGTCGTCGAGAACATGCGCCGCGGCATGTCCCCGCGCGATGCCGGGCTGGACGCGCTGAAGCGGATCGTGCGTAACTACCAGCACAACCCGGCGAAGCTGCGCTACGTCGACATGCAGTACTACATCGTGCGCAAGGACGGCATGGCCGCCGGCGTGAGCCTCTGGAGCCACTCCGGTTCCAACAAGCGGCGGCAATACACAGTGCACGACGGCAGCAAACGCCTGGAGGAGATGGCATTCCTGTTCCAGGGATCACCGCTGGCCTTCCCACCCCAGGCGCGCGAGCCGTTTCAACGGCCAAATTATGGGCCGGCAGAGAAGAAATAG
- a CDS encoding sigma factor-like helix-turn-helix DNA-binding protein, with product MNVHISYKVSKTPDLEKEFNQQIQKIGKRLQVFRPELVHLHAIIEENNPREGPSVALNLRLPSGQMAAKENGPTPTAAIKGAFEQLVEQVTKHKDMLRNAHKWPRRRRAGATRPQPQVPFEETIAAVQTPTISGEDVRSYINANFLLLTRFVERELRYRENLGLIRRDQVSPDEVIDEAVANALDNGEDKPEVVSLEPWLFRLARRAIDEIAGRNGEQVPQVPLDHAYRQTDIHNADELQMQFHQPDEAVANEDLIADSRVSTPEASAATDEMITMVEAALLTAKAEDREAFLLYAVEGFTPDEIAVITNRSADQVRAAVAHAREHLHKSLVVPDEFKDKLLQHSKIA from the coding sequence ATGAACGTCCACATCAGCTACAAGGTTTCCAAGACTCCCGACCTCGAAAAAGAGTTCAACCAGCAGATCCAGAAAATCGGCAAGCGGCTGCAGGTCTTTCGCCCGGAACTGGTGCATCTGCACGCAATCATTGAAGAAAACAATCCGCGCGAAGGTCCGTCGGTGGCGCTGAATCTGCGCCTGCCCTCCGGGCAGATGGCCGCCAAGGAGAACGGGCCCACGCCAACTGCCGCCATCAAGGGCGCATTCGAACAGCTGGTGGAGCAAGTCACCAAGCACAAGGACATGCTGCGCAACGCCCACAAGTGGCCGCGTCGGAGGCGGGCCGGCGCCACTCGGCCGCAGCCGCAGGTGCCGTTTGAGGAGACCATTGCCGCGGTGCAAACGCCGACTATTTCCGGCGAGGACGTGCGCTCCTACATCAACGCGAATTTCCTTTTGCTTACCCGGTTCGTGGAGCGCGAGCTGCGCTATCGCGAGAACCTCGGACTAATCCGGCGCGACCAGGTCAGTCCCGACGAGGTGATCGACGAAGCCGTCGCCAATGCCCTCGACAATGGCGAGGACAAGCCCGAAGTGGTCAGCCTGGAACCGTGGCTGTTCCGGCTGGCGCGGCGCGCCATCGACGAGATTGCAGGTCGGAACGGCGAGCAGGTGCCACAGGTGCCGCTCGACCATGCCTATCGTCAGACCGACATCCACAACGCCGACGAGCTTCAGATGCAGTTTCATCAGCCCGACGAGGCGGTTGCCAACGAAGATCTGATCGCCGACAGCCGGGTCAGCACGCCGGAAGCCTCCGCCGCCACTGACGAAATGATCACCATGGTGGAGGCCGCTTTGCTCACTGCCAAAGCCGAGGACCGCGAAGCCTTCCTCCTGTATGCGGTCGAGGGATTCACTCCCGACGAAATCGCAGTGATAACCAACCGCTCTGCAGACCAGGTGCGCGCTGCGGTGGCGCACGCGCGCGAACACTTGCACAAGAGCCTGGTAGTTCCCGATGAGTTCAAGGACAAGCTTCTGCAGCATTCCAAAATCGCTTAA
- the mqnE gene encoding aminofutalosine synthase MqnE, producing the protein MSARHEFQTDDARLKPVAAKVLAQQRLEAGDALALYRSSDILAIGWLANHVRERLHGDRTYFNVNRHINPTNVCVAACRLCAFGRKKDAPGAYTMALEEAFQTAASGYSEAVTEFHIVGGLHPDLPFQYFLDLISGLKQRFPSVHLKAFTMVEVAFLAKIAKLSIRDTLLKLKQAGVDSLPGGGAEIFTDRVRHIICDHKIDGQQWIDTARLAHQVGLKSNATMLYGHIENDEDRVDHLLHLRLLQDETGGFQTFIPLAFHPANTPLQHLMTTTGFADIKSIAVARLVLDNFPHIKAYWQMMTPKIAQIAQRFGADDLDGTVIEEKIYHDAGATTPQGLRRQELIRLIKEAGREPVERDTLYRPVTRTETSVTVAV; encoded by the coding sequence ATGTCTGCCAGGCACGAATTTCAGACTGACGACGCGCGACTGAAGCCGGTTGCCGCCAAGGTCCTCGCCCAGCAGCGCCTTGAGGCCGGCGACGCGCTCGCACTTTACCGCTCCAGCGACATTCTCGCCATCGGCTGGCTGGCCAATCATGTTCGCGAGCGGCTGCACGGCGACCGCACCTACTTCAACGTCAACCGCCACATCAATCCCACCAACGTATGCGTGGCGGCGTGCCGCCTGTGCGCTTTCGGGCGCAAGAAAGACGCACCCGGCGCCTACACCATGGCGCTCGAGGAGGCGTTCCAGACCGCCGCCTCCGGCTACTCGGAAGCGGTGACCGAGTTTCACATTGTGGGCGGGCTGCATCCCGACCTGCCTTTCCAGTATTTTCTCGATCTGATTTCCGGGCTGAAGCAGCGATTCCCATCGGTGCACCTGAAGGCATTCACCATGGTGGAGGTCGCGTTCCTGGCCAAGATCGCCAAGCTCAGCATCCGTGACACGCTGCTGAAGCTGAAGCAAGCCGGCGTGGACTCGCTGCCCGGCGGCGGCGCGGAAATCTTCACCGACCGCGTGCGGCACATTATCTGCGACCACAAAATCGACGGGCAGCAGTGGATTGACACCGCGCGGCTGGCGCACCAGGTCGGCTTGAAATCCAACGCCACCATGCTTTACGGGCATATCGAGAACGACGAGGACCGCGTCGACCACCTGCTGCACTTGCGTCTATTGCAGGACGAGACCGGCGGCTTCCAGACTTTCATTCCGCTCGCGTTTCATCCTGCCAACACGCCCCTGCAGCACCTGATGACCACGACCGGATTCGCGGACATCAAGAGCATTGCCGTTGCGCGGCTGGTGCTCGACAACTTCCCGCACATCAAGGCCTACTGGCAGATGATGACGCCGAAAATCGCGCAGATCGCCCAGCGTTTCGGCGCCGACGATCTCGATGGAACAGTCATCGAGGAGAAGATCTACCACGATGCCGGCGCCACCACCCCGCAGGGGCTTCGCCGGCAGGAGTTGATCCGGCTGATCAAGGAGGCGGGACGCGAGCCGGTCGAGCGCGACACCCTTTACCGGCCGGTCACTCGCACGGAAACCTCGGTGACAGTGGCAGTGTAG
- a CDS encoding UbiA-like polyprenyltransferase has translation MPVLRSLGTTLEMIKWEHSVLTLPFGLTGAVLAARGIPAPRQLLWIAVGLVSARAAAMSFNRLADHSFDAANPRTKMRALPTGALSRQFVAAFVIVSSLLLVLAAAKLNRLALYLSPVALGVILLYSFTKRFTRWSHVVLGFAMGLAPAAGWVAVRGMLDPRILILTAAVTFWGGGFDVLYACQDYDFDCQSGLYSVPRFFGIGRSLWIARAFHVITLALLGLLIYVFGLGPIAIAGVVVVGLLLAYEHSLVSAQDLSRLNAAFFTMNGVISMVFLGFVTANFLVR, from the coding sequence GTGCCCGTTCTGCGCAGCCTGGGAACAACGCTGGAGATGATCAAGTGGGAGCATTCCGTGCTCACGCTCCCGTTTGGACTGACCGGCGCAGTACTGGCAGCGCGAGGCATACCTGCGCCGCGGCAACTGCTGTGGATCGCTGTCGGGCTGGTTTCCGCCCGTGCCGCAGCCATGAGCTTTAACCGGCTGGCCGACCACTCCTTTGACGCCGCTAATCCGCGCACCAAAATGCGCGCTCTGCCTACGGGCGCGTTGTCGCGGCAGTTCGTGGCGGCGTTTGTCATTGTTTCCAGCCTGCTGCTGGTATTGGCGGCGGCGAAATTGAACCGGCTGGCGCTGTATTTGTCGCCGGTCGCGCTTGGAGTGATTCTTCTTTACTCATTTACCAAGCGATTCACGCGCTGGTCTCACGTGGTGCTGGGATTTGCCATGGGACTGGCGCCGGCGGCAGGTTGGGTGGCGGTACGGGGAATGCTGGATCCGCGCATCCTGATTCTCACCGCCGCGGTCACCTTCTGGGGCGGCGGCTTCGACGTCCTTTATGCCTGCCAGGATTACGACTTCGATTGCCAGTCGGGGCTGTATTCGGTGCCGCGCTTCTTCGGGATTGGCCGATCATTGTGGATTGCCCGCGCCTTTCACGTGATTACACTGGCGCTGCTCGGACTGTTGATTTACGTGTTCGGCCTCGGGCCGATTGCGATTGCGGGCGTGGTGGTGGTCGGGTTGCTGCTCGCCTACGAGCACTCGCTGGTTTCGGCACAAGACCTGTCGCGATTGAACGCGGCCTTCTTCACCATGAACGGCGTGATTTCGATGGTGTTTTTGGGGTTTGTGACGGCCAATTTCCTGGTGCGGTAA